TCCCGACATGGCTGTTTTACTAAACACGGTTCACGTTTGTTTGCCTCACTAACCACCCCCCTCACCTATAGTATACAGATTTAATGTTTTTCAAATTGTCTACAAGATTCTTCCTAATTTATAAGAACGGGGTGTCACCTCCATCGTCCCCTGTGGTTACACCATGTGAAGGCACTGCACCTCTTGCcacctttattttgttttgaattgtGGCCTTTGTCCTAGCCTTCTTCCTTTCTCTTCCAAAAAGTCGTTGTACATATTTATGACTAGGAGAGTATTTCCAAATGGTAACTTGTGAATTTTCTCACCCCATATTGGGgattcattttaattttgctGGATGGAGAGGGCGCATCTTGTAGGTTAATTGTTCCTGCTATGAGTTAGAAATTTCTACTTTGTatgatttgtattttaaatAAACTGTTTCCCTTTTTAACAAATCCCCTGGGGTTTAACTGAATGCACATAATTGGGAAAATAATTTattgagaaaaacaaatgtatgaaatATGCATATACAGAGCATCTACTGATTTATAAACATTTGTGCATAAACGACTGACCGAATAGTGAAAGGCTGATTGTGTTCCTCTGGCGTTTTGTGAAGTGGTGTGTGACTGCAGTCTATGAAGTTGATGAataacacaaaaacacaagagAGTGTTGGAAGGCCGTCAGTTTGATTGCAGTTCAGCATAAGTTCTTCTCATCCTTGAGTCGGTCGCCATGACAACCAGCCTAGCAGCACCTCGAGTATTTGTTTGCAGAGTTTCTGTGCGCTAACTAACGTTCTAGTGTCCTCGATAGCTGTGTTAGTTTGCGCTGGTTGTCGATCACATTCAGGTTCTGGATGTAGTGTTGGATATTGCTGGGACTCCGCAAAAGGAGTGCGTGGTCCGAGTCTGTAAAGATGGAGAACAAAGCAAGACATTCTATGTATGGTTTTgttcttcttaaaaaaaatgaaagctgtGAGTTGCAATGAACATAAACACATTTTCATGGCTTTTTCTTCTAATGGTTACGATTTAGCCTGTGGCCAGGGTAGTGATTCACAAAACGGCCATTCTGCCTAACATCAAGGAAGGACCCCGCCGTTCCAAATCAACGGGCTTTCCATCTCTACACAAACGTAATCCAACTTACATGTTGATAAGCGTGCAGCAGGGCTTTCCAGAAACATTCGGTCAGCAAGGCCTCTTTGTGGCGACGAAGGCACTGCAGAGGGATCGGAAATGCCGGTCGATGTCATTTAGCATAGTTTGCCGCAACAACTAGATTATGgacgtgtcccaatacttttgtccaaaatATGGCACTCACCATGAGGTTGGCTCCGGCAAAGCCTCACCATTTTCACAGTCTTGGCAATCATGCGCTTGTGGGTGAAGGACATTTAGGTCACAGTGTTGATTATTTGTTCCAAAAATACAAGTCAGTGAGCGCAAGTCTGTCATACCATCTTTTCAAAATTGACCAGCCGGTCTACCAGGTTGGAATTTCCCTCGTGGATGAATGTCATGTCTGAAAAAAGACGCAACATCTCATCATTTTGGTCACTCATGTCACTGCTGTGCTCCGTTAttgtatgatgatgatgataactgGTGGTGACCGTTGGTTACCTTTGAGTATGAGAGGCATGAAGGGGATGTAAGGGGGGTTGAGTTTGGCCACAGCCAGCCTGTAAGCTCGGTGGTTGCGTGAAGGATCCTGGCACAAGACAGTACAATTTGCATTAACGGCCACCAGATGACACCATTTTTGTTTCCAATATGAGCTTTCCATACAAGGAAGCATGAACGGATGCATCATATTTGTTATTTAGACACTTGTGAACCGTTCCAACCACTGCACAGGCACATTATATTTTAAATCCGACTCACCATAAGCCTCTCGTAGGCGCAGTAGATTCTTTTCGTCTTACCGGGTATTCTCTACAAAAGGAGACGGGCTAATTGTGAAAAATAATGGTGACATTATTCAAGTGTCACACGTGAAGTGAAGTATCACCTCCCAGGTCTTGTAAAGCCTATGCACGGCGCTGTTGCTCAAACCAAACATCACGGCAAAGAAGGAATTGAGATTCTTCTGCTCCTTTAATCTGAAAGGACACAAAGTCAATCAACTTGAGGTCATTTTATTGATCAAGTTTTAACCCTGTGTAACGTCTGATTTCGTTCAACAAGGTTCTGTTGTGAATTTTCATCTTGAAGAAATAGCAGCAACTGACAGGGGGAGCAATTATTTCAGATCAAACTGGCATTGCTGCCTAAATAAACAATGGAAACAGAATgttcaaagaaagaaaatggatgCAAGAGAAATGGGGAAATTAAGCTTCAAGTTTGATCCATGAACCAGTTGAACGGTTTTAATCCTTcagatggcactgttggttaAAAGGGGAAATGGCAAGCCAGAGTGCCTATGTTGAACAAAGAGTGCTATCTAGaggtctcaaaaaaacacaacacttGGTTCATCCATCACCTTGAAGCCTTTAACCACCCCATCACTCGATGCAGACTCTTACACTGCAGCGATTTTGATGAACTTCTTCAGCACGATGGCTCGTTTGACCAGGTCTTCACAAAGGCAGAGCTCGCTCACCACCCAGTACTGAACCTCGTTGAAGCGACGGACAAAACGCTCCAAGTTGGCCGTTATGGAGCCTGGGAACTTTTGACGTCCAAATACGTAATGGATGAGCTCGGACTGGAGGAAGAGGTGGAGGGTTGTCATCCTCAGTGTGGTGATGAAGATACAAAAGGAACCAAGTGACGGCAGGTCTGGTTTAGAATGACGCAAAAGGATCGACGACTGACCTCGTGCATGGCGGTAAACAGTTCCCAGTCGTAGTTGGTGAGTTCATTGGCGATGTCCTTGGAGCACATTTGCTCAAGTGTGTTGGCATTTCCTCGCTCGGGACCCTGCTGCTCTTTCAGGGGCATCTGAGTCAAGAGCGAGAGTAAGAGAGAAGATATAGAATCATTGGAGGATCTCAAAGGAATCTTTTCTTGAGTGCACGAAAGATGCCTTTAGAAAAACCCAAACAAGCACAAGGAAAACATACAAACGCTACACAGGAAGTCCAAAGGCAAGATTCAAACAGAGCCTCAGAACTGTGTAAACACCGTGTTACTTCATTCACGTGCGGTCACACGATGTTTCCCAGCAGTTTGTTCAATTAACCACATTGAAAATATCCATACCAGTTTTTCAACTTGGCCACTGGTGCAGATGAAGAGTCTCTCGTTGAGTCCCAGCGCGGTGAACACGGCTGTGGCATCCAATTTCAACTGGGCTCTTTCTGTCAGGGTGGCAAACGTTAGTTATTAAAGGTTTTGACTAGCATAAATGATGTCACAATGATGATTTGGCACCTCCAGCTGAGTTCATCTTGACCAGCACGTGATCTCCTCCAGCTTTGACTAGCGACAGCATTACTTGTTGGACGGACATGTTGACCGGCAGTATCAGCGTGAGAGCTTGGTGGTCTGGCGTGTAAATCTCGTATAAGACTGCGCGGCAGAGCAGAACGTCACCACATCACTACGCTGCAAACGGCCGAGGCTACATTTCCAAGTTGTCGGCCAAAACAAGCACAGTTTGGCAGTTTCCATATCAGAATGTTTTGACAGCTCACCTTTATCCTGCGCTTTGATTGGTTGTATCCGTCCAACAGGCTCCTCGCTGTGAGCAAACCAGTCAAATGAGTTCTGTTGATGACATCAGGGCAACAACAGGGAAGCAACACTAAATaactaataaaaataaataaatgtgccgTTACAGCGGAACACACATTCTTCAGGGTGCTGGCTAACTTCTGATTTGCAATTTGAACCGTGGTATCAGGTCAAACCAAACCGTGGGAGGCAAGAAAAATTCAATAATTTAATGAAGTTATTTAATACATCTTTTGAGCGGAGAATAAATCACTCCAAATACTTTTACCCTTTGCAACATGGCTTGGCTAAAATGCATGTAGCAAGGCCAATGCTTTATCATAATTTCCCTGCCTCCTTTCTCAAGTGTTAGCAGCATTGAAAGAGAGGTGGGCTGATTTAAAACGCTTTTTAGAAAAGGCAAAGAAGCACTTCCAAAATGGGATCTAAACGGGAAATACACTGCGACTCACCATGCctggaaaaataaacatttaaagtCTGCTTGTTGAAAGCTACAGGATATGGAGCTGAAAGCACAATGAGGAGGGCAGCAAAAACCGGCAGATCCTATCTAAACAAAATACACTTTGTCAGGTTCTGCATTGCATTTGAACTTGCTTAGCATGACTATGACAAACCTAAGTTGCTGGATTTTGAACCAATGAGAAATTAGTTACAAAGCTACAAATAAAATTAGTAAAACATTACATAACATTGTTAGACAAAGAATTATGGTCCTTACCCTGCCCAATGAGTGGTAGCCATTCTCTAACCTGGTGAAAATGACAATACACATTAGCTGCATTTTGAGACTCGAGAAGTCGTTGAGGATATTTTAAGGTACACTAATAGCATTACACTTTTATTCTTCTTCTATCCCGTAATTGATCTTTCAGCACGCCAGCCAAACGAATATCCGCTGCAATGTCCTTCTTTAGCTTCTGTTTGAGAGCACACGAGAAATAAATAGTACACACAAAGTCAAAATGTACTTTCACTTTATGCAACTCTAAAACTGATTTCTAACCTCACCTCCAGAAACGTTACGGCAACAGGGTCTTCCCTCAGCAGAAGACCATAGAGTGCTACCCACTGACCAACCATCTTCACCACCTTCTGCTTCGTGTTGAGAACGTAGGCGGCCTTCTCCTGCTCGGATCCCTCAGAGAGCTCTGCCTGGTAGGTGCATTGCTCGTGAAGAAACATTCACTTGAAGGTGGTTGACAACACCAATACTCTAAAACGAAATTGAAATCTAAAAGCCCCCCCGCCCCTCAAACATATAAACTGCATTGGTTTATATGCCGCCAATTCATTTCTTAGCCTAATAGTGTCCGTAGTGTGACAAAAGTAGAGCTGATTGATGGAGTCAAGAAGAATTGGATTACAGTAATCCCCTTTCTGTTTTAGACCACCCACAAACTATGTGAAAAATTGAATAGCGTTTCCAGTAAATGTTTTGAAGGTCTGTTAACACACGCTTTAATCCTTACAAACATATTTCTGTACATAGTGGGTCGGGAAAATCCACAAATAAGACTCATCACTGTTTAAACTGCGGGGACAAAAGCTGGGAGGAAGAACTTGTGGCTTATAGTGGGTAAGACTTAAATAGATGTGGTTTGAAAACCAATGACCTAAGGATATTGATGCTGTAGTGCAGGACACAGTTGACTGGAGGGCATGAAGACTCTGTGGGTGAGCAAGAAATCGCTCACACACGAATCTAtcaggcaggaaaaaaaaacatcagactGCTAAGGTCATGAAGAATTTgtccaacaaacaagaaaagacGAGAAAATCTCTCACCGATGGCATCAGTCCCGTTGGAGTCCAACTTTAATGTTTCCAGGAAGTGTTCCAAGATCTTCTCTGGCGTTCCCGACATCACAGTGTACCTGcacacaacaagaaaaaaagaaataatgttGACATTTGCACTATAGTATTATGTATGCACATTTAGCGATTAGGAAAGCAACCAAGTGAGGAGGTGTCAGACCTCAATatagttttaaaataaaattattctTTTGATGATTTTGACTTTCTCATTAGTATCATTTTTATCTTAATTCCACCAGTAAAAATTAtagtagaattttttttttagatattatATTAAGATTCTTGATCAGTAATCTGTGGAATGGGGGGCATTTACAAAGCTATCAGGAGTCTGGGTCCCTCACTTGTTTCCAGCTCCCCCCTGCTCATCTGGGTCAGCACATTTCTCCAGCACCAGCACAGTTTTCCCGTGCTCCTCCAATCGCACCGTGTTAGCCTCTACGTCCTGAAATGGAAGAAACGCACAAATACTATCacacaacagcaaaacaaaattgcaatgGAGCAAACGGTCAGCTGACCTTGAGAATCCGTATGAAGTCGTGTTTGTCCACACGCAAGAAGTGACAGTTATCCTCCCTCAGGATGATGGTGGCAGCACGCGGGGCGTCATTCAGCAAGGCCAACTGCCCAAAATCTTTGCCCTCGTGCAGTGTGGTCACCAGACCCTGAACGCACATACCTTCTGTTGTCAATGTTGTTTTTCTATAGATAAAAATAGTGCTGCACTTCAAACCTGAGTGAACTGGTAAATTGGGATTAAAAGGCCAGTTTAACAAACTAACAACTGCAGGCAAATGTTATTTGCAGATTCCACAGATTTGAATGTTGGCTCTAGCCTTCCTGTGTCAAGTAGGAAAGAAATCCTTTTTGTTTGGTGTTACCATTCAGCAGAGCCACTGACCTACCTTCCCGTGTGTGATGACATTGACGGAGCCTTTCCAGATGATGTACCAGGAAGTGCCTTTGTCCCCCTGACTGAACActtcaaaaacaacacaaacctTTGAGCCAACGTTTCAAGTGTGCATTATGATCAAAACGCTTCAGCATTGATGTCGGCACATTTTGACAACCATGGTGCTTCAAGGGCTGCTCGCGTGCTTTATTGAAACGTGCTATTGTGCTAAATAGCTGGTCTTCACAATGAGACGTGTGTACATGTACAAAAGTGGGCCAACTTACAGACGGTTCCGGCCTTAGCATGTGATTCAAACATCAGCACAGCTGCCAGCTCTTTCCGCACCTACAGACACAGCGGGGACAAAAGTTGGCTTCAGGAAATAAACAAACTGTGAAATGTTGGCTTGATGCCTTCTGAAAAAGTGTTGTTGGGTTAGGAATGCCAGGCCTGCGTACAATAAGAGAAATTATCGAACACTTAATACGGCAAAAATTGTTAGGAATGAATTAGTAATATAATTGACTTTGAATTTTCGTAATGCGTCAATAGCAATAACTGACCGAGGCGGAAAGATGAGCGGCGGCTTTGACATGGAGAAGCTCCTCATAAATGACCTCTAGGTCCTCAGCACTTCTCTGGGCTGGACTAAACACAAAAGGCATGTTAAGACATACACAGGAAAGCATACATTAGGTCAGAATTGGAATTGTCTAGATATGCTTTGACTTGGGAGCAAACATTTGAGATAAGAGCCCAACACGGTGGTCGTGAACAACAAGCAGTCCTTTGGCAGATTGAAcacttcttcaaaaaaaatggCTTTAGCACCTCTCCCAGCATGTACCCGCTGCTGGCATCAGTGATTTGTGATGTGGAATGTTGTGACAGATTATCCAAGACTCCACGGCACTCACCATTTGCGGAGAATCATCGTGAGTAAGGCGTCAGGGCCCAGCTGAGACAGCAGCGACAGGCTTTCCTGCAGCTCGTCCTCCGAGTCCTTTGTTAGGTGGTTTGGTCCAAACTGGGAATCCAGGAAGCGGTAGAACTGCGTGTCCTTGTCGTGGAAGTTCACCTCATGTTTAACTTGGCATGGAAAAGACAAAGACAATGCAAGTAAACAAATACGTGTGGCTAATTTGGTTGTAAGCCGCAAGCATGCACGTATTGTCCATCTGGGACTCTATCGGCTTGTGTAAAAAACTGGATTAGTGGTTGTCATGGCAGCAACTAAGGTTCCATTGTCCTTAtcccaaaaaaaataactttgcaACTATTAGTGTTAGCATATGCGTTAATTGTTACTTGTCACAAATTGAGCCCAATGCTTGTACAGTACACTATTGATAGTTTTCTAAGACTAACTACAATCCTTGCTTGTGCTTTAAatgaacttttttcttttttaaatatgagcACTGGAAACAAAGTGCCTTCAAAACATTGTAGAATGAATGAAAATTTATTCCAAGTGAGCCACTTGAATAGATGATGGAGTGTTTCTCGCTTGATTGGACTTTTGTTTTGCTGGCAGACAATGCGCCTTCTCCTGTAGATAGTGCATACTTGACTGGGTTAATTTTGTGCCTGCACACTTAAGTCACATTTTAAGCTCCTCAAGCATGTCTGACTACTGCCCGAGATATCATTTGCTGAATATATTATACATTAAGAAATGCCAGTATATGATTGTTGAGATTGGACAGCACATTTATGctttgttgaattttttttttttgtctagtaATTTCATGACATGTTTAGTTCTCGAAACTACATTCACTAGATTTAGGTAGTTGATCTGAAGTTCATTTTTCCTCATGGATCTCTTCGTTTTCAGCATCAATATTCCTAATGTCTTTTTGAAATGTCTCAGTGTCCTACCATGAACCAGGATTCCTTCGTCCACCAGGACCTGCCACATTCCGACCGCCTGGCTTCTTGACTGCAGGCCTTCATTTTGTCCCATCAGCCAATCGACAAGTTCCTTACCGGAGCAGCATTGTCTATGAATGAAGGTGAGTCACAAAGGATGTCAAATGGTGTAGGCGCAATTTTGTAAATCCATTTATTGGTTTgtaatttaaaatgttatgtCATTTTTGTAATATAAAATTGGGTTGGAAAAAAGAGACATAACTGAGCTTGTTGGATAGTAGCAGAAATAAGAGGGCAAAGTTAATTAATTGTTTCAATATATCAATATTCATCATTAACATTCCCGACAAAGGAAAGCACAAATGTCCGTCCTAGTAGGCATGTTACCTGTAAGTTTTGAGGTGATGTTTTCGATCTCGGATCAAGCCAGGGTTCCTCGCGACCATGGCTCTGTACACGGACCTTGCGGCCTTCACCACGCGATCTGAGGGGAACTTAAGCACACAGAGGTGAGCAGTGAGTCATTAAACACACAACTATATTTATATCAGGGGCATAAATATGACACTGGATTGTTTTATGATGTGGAGAGATTGGCTGAGAATAATTTGGGACATGCAATGGTTCTGTATACACAATTGAGGGAGTGATCTGGCATAATTAAGAGCACGTGAGTGATCTGGCATAATTAAGAGCACGTGAGAAGATCTTTGTAATGGATGTTGGAAATGGCCTCTGACGCGTAGAGGGTCCCCGGCCACCCTCGGTCAGTTTCCATTCAACTCGCCATTTAATTCCTCCTCACTTCCCCTCGAAAGCACGCAAGGCGAGCAGGTCCAAGACCTGAAAAGGGTGGCTGAAGCCCTGTGAGCCACTGTTGCAGAAACAAGTCTTATGTAACAAGAATGGGCGTCAATGTGGCTGTCCGGTTTTTCCATCCTTTGCGCTTGATGACACCAACAAAATGAAATTGTAGCTTTGCTTCAACCTTCTTGCCTTTGAGTCAAAAAGGAAAATGCATCATTCCTCCGCGTGCAAAAAGCCCGTCAGCCTCTGAAGCAGGCTGGTGCCAAGGCTGGGGGTAGGGCTGGCTGCAGAGGGAGGCCCAACTGAGGCTCTCATTTAAGTAAATacgaaaatgaaaaaataaacgaGATAGAataatatatacgtacataatataaataagaataaatataaacatttttaccccaagtttccatattaaaaacaaatggtTGGACATGAGTATATTTAATGCAGTTTTCAATAATGGCCTAAATATCGACCTATATCGTAATATTGGGCAGAAAAGAAATCGTAATTTTCCCCAATATGGATTGATGCGTTATCGGTGTGAGGATTACCTTGGAAAACCAACTTTGAAAATGTAACCTTAGTTTAAAACTGTAATGCTACCCTTGAAACCCTacttcaaaaccctaaccctaatttgaaatccTTTTTCAAACCCCTACTCTAGCTTTGAACACTACATCTAGTAAACCAGAACACTGGTTTCAAACCCTATTTCAAAATCAtaatcctagtttgaaaccccagGGTTACGttttcaatttaggattttaaACTATAGTTATGAATGCAAAGTTGGGGTTCTCGCTAGCATTAAGGTTTCAATTGAGGGTTTTAGACTAAGGTTGGGGTTTCACGGTTGCGTTGCAAATAGAGCGTTTCAATTTAGGTTTTCAAACTAGGGTCAAGGTTTTGAAttaggatattaaaaaaaggggTTGGGTTTCAATTTAGTGTTTTAAACTCTATCCCAATTGTGCTCCTTGAGAGCAAAGTATCTGAACCATATCTTTGTAAATCATGCAGTTAAGCTTTAGCTTTAGAGAACAAAGTGTTTTAGTTTAGAGTTTTCTATAAACATGATCCACATTTTATTAACGACTGAAGCTAGTCTTTATTGAAATCATTGTACTGTACTATGTGCTTGTGTCAACAGACCaaagtcttcaatgaacctCATGTACACGGTTTTGTTAACACCAACAACTCTATTGAGTCTTTTGTCATCTTAATGTTTTCAAAACACCAAAGGCAatagtcttcaatgaacctgATGTACAGGTTTTTGTGAACACAAGCAAATCTTTATCCTACATCTACAGATTTCTAATCATAACACTGAAGACAATTTAAAGTCGTTGACaaaccatgattttttttaggtgggggtAGCGGACAAATTGCAACTTAAATGCAACATGCTAATTCCAAAGAAGAAAGCCAATTATACAACTAAAACAGACATAGCCTTTGCTTTGTGATTGGACCAGGAACTGCGACGCAAATCTGTTCCATGCACTTCAACTAGCTTGTTCCCAGATCTGCCGGCCCCTAAATAAATCCAGCGTGGGTCCTGCACGATTGCAATGATGAAGTCATGAGCACAAGGTACGTTCGTCTTTCCCAGGGGCCCATTTCACCTTTTGATCCCCACTGTGACATTCTCAGGCACCAACTTGTATTTACTTTTTTCCAAGAGGCAAACTTTCCATTACTCAAGCAAAACCACTATTAAAAGtcgtattttattttgaaagctgGGTTGGCTCACACTATCTGTCAAACTGAATCATGAGTGGAGGTACAAAGTCATTCTGTATGAATTCTGAGAAAAGGCTGAGTCGGGATTCATACTGTATAAGACAAAAATTCTTTGATCATTGATACGGAGTATCTATTAATCGTCCggtcatccattttctgcaccgCTCATCATTTTCAGGCTAAAAGGAAACAGGAGATGATCCCACGTAAACTGACTTTGGTGCAGAGCAAAAGACAGACAACAATTCACACTGCCACTGAGTGGGGTCCGTGTCCACGCCCCCAGCTTGGAGGTCAGGTGAGTGACCCACTGCACCATTTATTCATGAATTCATGGATTGCCATTGACAGCTATAGACATAACGATTGTCACTGTGAATCTGGAATCAACCATTACATGTAACATGTACCACATGGCTAAAGTTACCTTCCCATacatctttttttctgaaagtcAAGATAAACCAGCAGCTTATAGAAGTCTATTTTGTCTTAACTTACATGAACAATTCAGATTTGCCACTCCAACATTAACTGGTTTGTCTTGTCAACGTGCAGCGAGATTCATTATCGCACATGCTCGAAAGCATTTCACAGCCGGATTGCAATTGTCAACACTTCCGCACCAGTATAATGCATTTGTGCATTCCTTGAGTCATTAGTATTGTAAGGtggaatgaccccccccccatgtcAACACTGTGTGATTTGACAGGGAGATTGGAAGGCACTGTGACCTTTGTAACAGGAATGGCACACTTTTGCAAGTAGTGACACAATGATCCTTGTTGTAACTACAGGAGGGTCCTTTTTTTAGACTCGTATAATCATGAAAGACATTAAAAGGAGCTATGAAACttagttctgtttttttttttttggtaccacCCTGAACCACCGACGTGGTTttattttccattatttttCGAGGCCAAGGAGGGCCATGACATCACTGTCAATGGATTAACTGCTAGATGTTGGTGTTTCTTTAAGGCATGAGGCAAGTCAACTTCACTGAACACGCCCATCTCCTGGTTTTAAGCCAGCAAGACACAGCTGCTCGGCGCTCGCCACATCCGCTGTTTAACAGCAATACTTACGATTTCATATGCATCAGCGTGTAGGTGAATTTTTGAGTGACTAATGGAGCATGAATTCCAGCAGGGTGAATTCACAAGTAGCATATACCCTTGGGAAAACTGCGTACGTGTATAtgaaaatgttattttggtATCATGACtggaacaaacaaacatatCGTTGGAATTCTGCTGTTATTCAGATTCAGTGTGTCGTCTTAACTAAAAAATATGCTCCCACAGTGCCTAAGCCTGTTTATTGGTGTGCTTGCTGCTTCTTCTCTCCTTACCACTTAGTTAAGGCAAGCTTGAGATAAAGAGTGGTGTGAGGGTCCCAGCTTGGGGGTCGATTAGCAGTGAGCACTCAAGTGCCCTTTCGACTCCTTCTGACCACCAGTCTCGTCAGGAATGTGCTTTTCAAGACTCGCAT
This region of Syngnathus typhle isolate RoL2023-S1 ecotype Sweden linkage group LG2, RoL_Styp_1.0, whole genome shotgun sequence genomic DNA includes:
- the rapgef3 gene encoding rap guanine nucleotide exchange factor 3 isoform X2, with product MEEALLRIWKPMDKQKNVKRSPKTPLLPQVLDSKDTMKQFPSDRVVKAARSVYRAMVARNPGLIRDRKHHLKTYRQCCSGKELVDWLMGQNEGLQSRSQAVGMWQVLVDEGILVHVKHEVNFHDKDTQFYRFLDSQFGPNHLTKDSEDELQESLSLLSQLGPDALLTMILRKCPAQRSAEDLEVIYEELLHVKAAAHLSASVRKELAAVLMFESHAKAGTVLFSQGDKGTSWYIIWKGSVNVITHGKGLVTTLHEGKDFGQLALLNDAPRAATIILREDNCHFLRVDKHDFIRILKDVEANTVRLEEHGKTVLVLEKCADPDEQGGAGNKYTVMSGTPEKILEHFLETLKLDSNGTDAIDSCVSDFLLTHRVFMPSSQLCPALQHHYQAELSEGSEQEKAAYVLNTKQKVVKMVGQWVALYGLLLREDPVAVTFLEKLKKDIAADIRLAGVLKDQLRDRRRIKVLENGYHSLGRNSFDWFAHSEEPVGRIQPIKAQDKVLYEIYTPDHQALTLILPVNMSVQQVMLSLVKAGGDHVLVKMNSAGERAQLKLDATAVFTALGLNERLFICTSGQVEKLMPLKEQQGPERGNANTLEQMCSKDIANELTNYDWELFTAMHESELIHYVFGRQKFPGSITANLERFVRRFNEVQYWVVSELCLCEDLVKRAIVLKKFIKIAAVLKEQKNLNSFFAVMFGLSNSAVHRLYKTWERIPGKTKRIYCAYERLMDPSRNHRAYRLAVAKLNPPYIPFMPLILKDMTFIHEGNSNLVDRLVNFEKMRMIAKTVKMVRLCRSQPHVPSSPQRGLADRMFLESPAARLSTYSDHALLLRSPSNIQHYIQNLNVIDNQRKLTQLSRTLER
- the rapgef3 gene encoding rap guanine nucleotide exchange factor 3 isoform X1; this encodes MHLFRSYNYQVFPDRDLVDTPTIRGIRWTPLLPQVLDSKDTMKQFPSDRVVKAARSVYRAMVARNPGLIRDRKHHLKTYRQCCSGKELVDWLMGQNEGLQSRSQAVGMWQVLVDEGILVHVKHEVNFHDKDTQFYRFLDSQFGPNHLTKDSEDELQESLSLLSQLGPDALLTMILRKCPAQRSAEDLEVIYEELLHVKAAAHLSASVRKELAAVLMFESHAKAGTVLFSQGDKGTSWYIIWKGSVNVITHGKGLVTTLHEGKDFGQLALLNDAPRAATIILREDNCHFLRVDKHDFIRILKDVEANTVRLEEHGKTVLVLEKCADPDEQGGAGNKYTVMSGTPEKILEHFLETLKLDSNGTDAIDSCVSDFLLTHRVFMPSSQLCPALQHHYQAELSEGSEQEKAAYVLNTKQKVVKMVGQWVALYGLLLREDPVAVTFLEKLKKDIAADIRLAGVLKDQLRDRRRIKVLENGYHSLGRNSFDWFAHSEEPVGRIQPIKAQDKVLYEIYTPDHQALTLILPVNMSVQQVMLSLVKAGGDHVLVKMNSAGERAQLKLDATAVFTALGLNERLFICTSGQVEKLMPLKEQQGPERGNANTLEQMCSKDIANELTNYDWELFTAMHESELIHYVFGRQKFPGSITANLERFVRRFNEVQYWVVSELCLCEDLVKRAIVLKKFIKIAAVLKEQKNLNSFFAVMFGLSNSAVHRLYKTWERIPGKTKRIYCAYERLMDPSRNHRAYRLAVAKLNPPYIPFMPLILKDMTFIHEGNSNLVDRLVNFEKMRMIAKTVKMVRLCRSQPHVPSSPQRGLADRMFLESPAARLSTYSDHALLLRSPSNIQHYIQNLNVIDNQRKLTQLSRTLER